In the Klebsiella aerogenes KCTC 2190 genome, one interval contains:
- the dtpD gene encoding dipeptide permease DtpD, which translates to MKTPSQPRAIYYIVAIQIWEYFSFYGMRALLILYLTHQLGFDDSHAISLFSAYASLVYVTPILGGWLADRLLGNRTAVIAGALLMTLGHVVLGVESDSTWSLYLALAIIICGYGLFKSNISCLLGELYAADDHRRDGGFSLLYAAGNVGSIAAPIACGLAAQWYGWHIGFALAGIGMFIGLMIFLSGSRYFRDTRGVDKQALRAVKFVLPTWGWLVVMLCLAPVFFTLLLENNWSGYLLAIVCLFAAQMVARIMIKSPQHRRALWQIVLLMLTGTLFWVLAQQGGSSISLFIDHFVDRRLFNIEVPTALFQSVNAVAVMAAGVILAWLIRPEGRTRSVLKVWLKFAFGLLLMGGGFMLLALNARHGAADGQASMGMMVAGLAMMGFAELFIDPVAMAQITRLNMPGVTGVLTGIYMLATGAVANWLAGVVAQQTTESQISDTAIAAYQHFFSQMGEWTIGCVAVIVIVAFAAICSTGQRSATGDINSTAK; encoded by the coding sequence ATGAAAACACCCTCACAGCCGCGCGCGATTTACTACATCGTAGCGATCCAGATCTGGGAGTACTTCAGCTTTTACGGCATGCGCGCCTTACTCATCCTTTATCTCACCCACCAACTTGGCTTTGACGATAGCCACGCCATCAGTCTGTTCAGCGCCTACGCATCTTTAGTTTACGTAACCCCCATTCTCGGCGGCTGGCTTGCCGACCGCCTGCTCGGTAACCGCACGGCGGTGATTGCCGGGGCGTTGTTGATGACCCTCGGCCACGTGGTGCTGGGCGTCGAATCTGATTCCACCTGGAGCCTCTATCTGGCGCTGGCGATCATTATCTGCGGCTATGGCCTGTTCAAATCCAATATCAGCTGCCTGCTTGGCGAACTGTACGCCGCTGACGACCATCGTCGCGATGGCGGTTTCTCGCTGCTGTATGCCGCCGGTAACGTCGGTTCGATCGCCGCGCCCATTGCCTGCGGGCTGGCGGCGCAGTGGTACGGCTGGCATATCGGCTTTGCGCTGGCGGGGATCGGCATGTTCATCGGCCTGATGATTTTCTTAAGCGGCAGCCGCTACTTCCGCGACACCCGCGGCGTCGATAAACAGGCGCTGCGCGCGGTGAAATTCGTGCTGCCGACCTGGGGCTGGCTGGTGGTGATGCTGTGCCTGGCGCCGGTGTTCTTCACCTTGCTGTTAGAAAACAACTGGTCCGGTTATCTGCTGGCGATTGTCTGCCTGTTCGCCGCGCAGATGGTGGCGCGGATCATGATCAAATCGCCGCAGCATCGCCGCGCGCTGTGGCAAATCGTTCTGCTGATGTTGACCGGAACGCTGTTCTGGGTACTGGCGCAGCAAGGCGGCAGCTCGATTAGTCTGTTTATCGACCACTTTGTTGATCGCCGGCTGTTCAATATTGAAGTACCGACCGCGCTGTTCCAGTCGGTTAACGCGGTAGCGGTGATGGCGGCTGGCGTGATCCTGGCGTGGCTTATCCGCCCGGAAGGGCGTACCCGCTCGGTGTTAAAAGTATGGCTGAAATTTGCTTTCGGCCTGCTGCTGATGGGCGGTGGATTTATGCTGCTGGCGCTGAATGCCCGCCACGGCGCGGCTGACGGTCAGGCCTCGATGGGCATGATGGTCGCCGGGCTGGCAATGATGGGCTTTGCCGAACTGTTTATTGACCCGGTGGCGATGGCGCAGATAACCCGTCTGAACATGCCCGGCGTCACCGGCGTATTAACCGGCATTTATATGTTGGCCACCGGCGCGGTCGCCAACTGGCTGGCCGGGGTGGTGGCGCAGCAAACCACTGAATCGCAAATCAGCGACACGGCGATTGCCGCCTATCAGCATTTCTTCTCGCAGATGGGCGAGTGGACTATCGGCTGCGTGGCGGTAATTGTCATTGTCGCCTTTGCCGCGATTTGCAGCACCGGCCAGCGCAGCGCGACCGGGGACATTAACTCAACAGCCAAGTGA
- the cadB gene encoding cadaverine/lysine antiporter, which produces MSSAKKIGLFACTGVVAGNMMGSGIALLPANLASIGGIAIWGWVISIIGAMSLAYVYARLATKNPQQGGPIAYAGEISPAFGFQTGVLYYHANWIGNLAIGITAVSYLSTFFPILNNPVPAGIACIAIVWIFTFVNMLGGTWVSRLTTIGLVLVLIPVVMTAVVGWHWFDAATYQANWNTSSTTDSHAVIKSILLCLWAFVGVESAAVSTGMVKNPKRTVPLATMLGTAMAGIVYIAATQVIAGMYPASQMAASGAPFAISASTILGGWAAPMVSAFTAFACLTSLGSWMMLVGQAGVRAANDGNFPKVYGEVDSNGIPKKGLLLAAVKMTALMVLITLMNSAGGKASDLFGELTGIAVLLTMLPYFYSCVDLIRFEGINIRNFVSLICSVLGCVFCFIALMGASSFELAGTFIVSLIILMFYGRKMHQRQQNNATDNNSPANAH; this is translated from the coding sequence ATGAGTTCTGCCAAAAAGATCGGGCTATTTGCCTGTACCGGCGTAGTCGCCGGTAATATGATGGGGAGCGGTATTGCACTATTACCTGCGAACCTCGCCAGCATCGGTGGTATTGCCATTTGGGGTTGGGTGATTTCTATTATTGGCGCGATGTCTTTGGCTTATGTTTATGCCCGACTGGCGACCAAGAACCCGCAGCAGGGTGGTCCAATTGCGTACGCAGGGGAAATTTCTCCGGCCTTCGGTTTCCAGACCGGCGTCCTTTATTATCATGCAAACTGGATTGGTAACCTGGCAATCGGTATTACCGCCGTCTCTTATCTCTCTACGTTCTTCCCAATTTTAAATAACCCGGTGCCAGCAGGTATTGCCTGTATTGCCATCGTGTGGATCTTTACTTTCGTTAATATGCTCGGCGGGACCTGGGTAAGCCGTCTGACCACTATTGGTCTGGTACTGGTGCTTATTCCGGTGGTGATGACAGCGGTCGTCGGCTGGCATTGGTTTGACGCGGCAACTTATCAAGCGAACTGGAACACCTCCAGCACCACTGATAGCCACGCGGTCATTAAAAGTATCCTGCTCTGCCTGTGGGCCTTCGTTGGCGTAGAATCCGCCGCAGTGAGTACCGGGATGGTGAAAAACCCGAAACGTACCGTACCGCTGGCAACCATGCTGGGTACTGCGATGGCTGGTATCGTCTATATCGCCGCGACTCAGGTTATCGCCGGTATGTATCCTGCTTCTCAGATGGCCGCATCCGGCGCGCCGTTCGCGATTAGCGCTTCTACCATTCTCGGCGGCTGGGCTGCTCCGATGGTTTCCGCTTTCACCGCCTTTGCTTGCCTGACTTCTCTGGGCTCGTGGATGATGCTGGTTGGCCAGGCCGGCGTACGTGCCGCCAACGACGGTAACTTCCCGAAAGTGTATGGCGAAGTCGATAGCAACGGTATCCCGAAAAAAGGCCTGCTGCTGGCGGCGGTGAAAATGACCGCGCTGATGGTGCTGATTACCCTGATGAATTCCGCCGGTGGTAAAGCTTCTGACCTGTTCGGCGAACTGACCGGTATCGCGGTACTGCTGACCATGCTGCCTTACTTCTACTCCTGTGTTGACCTGATTCGTTTCGAAGGCATCAACATTCGTAACTTCGTTAGCCTGATTTGTTCGGTACTGGGTTGCGTGTTCTGCTTCATCGCGCTGATGGGCGCAAGCTCCTTCGAACTGGCCGGCACCTTCATCGTTAGCCTGATTATCCTGATGTTCTACGGTCGCAAAATGCACCAGCGCCAGCAGAACAACGCAACGGATAACAACAGCCCCGCTAACGCGCACTAA
- a CDS encoding carbamate kinase family protein, protein MKELIVVAIGGNSIIKDNASQSIGHQAEAVKAVASTVLEMLASDYNVVLTHGNGPQVGLDLRRSEIAHEREGLPLTPLANCVADTQGGIGYLIQQALNNRLAQRGEQKAVTVVTQVEVDKNDPGFAYPTKPIGAFFSESQRDELQQAHPEWRFVEDSGRGYRRVVASPEPKRIVEAEAIKALTRQGFVVIGAGGGGIPVVRSPQGDYQSVDAVIDKDLSTALLAREIDADILVITTGVEKVCVNFGKPNQQALGRVGIDEMSRYMQEGHFPAGSMLPKIVASLAFLQHGGKRVIITTPECLPAALRGETGTHIVHD, encoded by the coding sequence ATGAAAGAACTCATCGTCGTTGCCATTGGCGGCAACAGCATTATCAAAGATAACGCCAGCCAGTCGATCGGGCATCAGGCCGAGGCGGTCAAAGCGGTGGCCAGCACGGTGCTGGAGATGCTGGCTTCGGACTATAACGTGGTGCTAACCCACGGTAACGGCCCGCAGGTTGGGCTGGATTTACGCCGCTCGGAGATAGCCCATGAACGAGAAGGTCTGCCGCTGACGCCGCTGGCTAACTGCGTCGCCGATACCCAGGGCGGCATCGGCTACCTGATCCAGCAGGCGTTGAATAACCGCCTTGCCCAGCGCGGCGAGCAAAAGGCGGTTACCGTCGTCACCCAGGTTGAAGTGGATAAAAACGATCCCGGCTTTGCCTATCCGACCAAGCCTATCGGCGCGTTCTTTAGCGAAAGCCAGCGCGATGAACTACAACAGGCGCATCCTGAGTGGCGCTTTGTGGAAGATTCGGGCCGCGGCTATCGCCGGGTGGTCGCCTCGCCGGAGCCGAAACGCATTGTCGAAGCGGAAGCTATTAAAGCGCTGACCCGGCAAGGCTTTGTGGTGATCGGCGCCGGCGGCGGCGGGATCCCGGTGGTGCGTAGTCCACAGGGCGACTACCAGAGCGTGGATGCGGTGATCGACAAAGATCTCTCAACCGCCCTGCTGGCCCGCGAAATTGATGCTGATATTCTGGTGATCACCACCGGGGTGGAGAAAGTGTGCGTGAATTTCGGCAAGCCTAATCAGCAGGCATTGGGTCGCGTCGGTATCGACGAGATGAGCCGCTATATGCAGGAAGGGCATTTCCCGGCAGGCAGTATGCTGCCAAAAATCGTCGCCAGCCTCGCGTTCCTGCAACACGGCGGCAAACGGGTGATCATCACTACGCCGGAATGTCTGCCAGCCGCGCTACGTGGCGAAACGGGAACCCATATTGTGCATGACTGA
- the lysS gene encoding lysine--tRNA ligase has product MSEQQAQGADEAIDLNNELKTRREKLAALREQGVAFPNDFRRDHTSDQLHAEFDAKDNDELASLNVEVSVAGRMMTRRIMGKASFVTLQDVGGRIQLYVARDDLPEGVYNEQFKKWDLGDIIAARGKLFKTQTGELSIHCTELRLLTKALRPLPDKFHGLQDQEVRYRQRYLDLIANEESRHTFRIRSQILATMRQFMVARGFMEVETPMMQVIPGGASARPFITHHNALDLDMYLRIAPELYLKRLVVGGFERVFEINRNFRNEGISVRHNPEFTMMELYMAYADYKDLIELTESLFRTLAQTVLGKTEVPYGDQVFDFGKPFEKLTMREAIKKHRPETNMADLDNFDAAKALAESIGIQVEKSWGLGRIVTEIFDEVAEAHLIQPTFITEYPAEVSPLARRNDVNPEITDRFEFFIGGREIGNGFSELNDAEDQAQRFQDQVNAKAAGDDEAMFYDEDYVTALEYGLPPTAGLGIGIDRMVMLFTNSHTIRDVILFPAMRPQK; this is encoded by the coding sequence ATGTCTGAACAACAAGCACAAGGTGCCGATGAGGCAATTGACCTTAATAATGAACTGAAAACTCGTCGCGAAAAATTGGCTGCGCTGCGTGAGCAGGGCGTCGCTTTTCCGAACGATTTCCGTCGCGATCATACCTCTGACCAATTGCACGCTGAATTCGATGCGAAGGATAACGATGAACTCGCTTCCCTGAACGTTGAAGTCTCTGTTGCTGGTCGTATGATGACCCGCCGCATCATGGGTAAAGCCTCTTTCGTCACCCTTCAGGACGTCGGCGGCCGCATTCAGCTGTACGTCGCGCGCGATGACCTGCCGGAAGGCGTCTACAACGAACAGTTTAAAAAATGGGATCTCGGCGACATTATCGCCGCCCGCGGCAAGCTGTTCAAAACGCAAACCGGCGAACTCTCCATTCACTGCACCGAGCTGCGTCTGCTGACCAAAGCCCTGCGCCCGCTGCCGGATAAATTCCACGGCCTGCAGGATCAGGAAGTCCGCTATCGCCAGCGTTATCTGGATCTGATCGCCAACGAAGAGTCGCGTCATACTTTCCGTATCCGTTCGCAGATCCTCGCCACCATGCGTCAGTTCATGGTTGCTCGCGGCTTTATGGAAGTCGAAACCCCGATGATGCAGGTGATCCCAGGCGGCGCTTCCGCCCGTCCGTTCATCACCCATCACAACGCGCTGGATCTGGATATGTACCTGCGTATCGCGCCGGAACTGTATCTGAAACGTCTGGTGGTTGGCGGCTTCGAACGCGTCTTCGAAATCAACCGTAACTTCCGTAACGAAGGGATCTCCGTACGCCATAACCCAGAGTTCACCATGATGGAACTGTACATGGCGTATGCGGATTACAAAGATCTGATCGAACTGACCGAGTCGCTGTTCCGCACTCTGGCGCAGACGGTGCTGGGCAAAACCGAAGTGCCGTATGGTGACCAGGTGTTTGACTTCGGCAAGCCATTTGAAAAACTGACCATGCGCGAAGCTATCAAGAAACACCGTCCGGAAACCAACATGGCGGATCTGGATAACTTCGACGCGGCGAAAGCGCTGGCGGAATCTATCGGTATTCAGGTAGAGAAAAGCTGGGGTCTGGGACGTATCGTCACGGAGATCTTCGATGAAGTGGCGGAAGCGCATCTGATCCAGCCGACCTTCATCACCGAATACCCGGCGGAAGTTTCCCCGCTGGCGCGCCGCAACGACGTGAATCCGGAAATCACCGACCGCTTCGAGTTCTTCATCGGCGGCCGCGAAATCGGTAACGGTTTCAGCGAGCTGAACGATGCGGAAGATCAGGCGCAGCGTTTCCAGGATCAGGTCAACGCCAAAGCGGCGGGCGACGACGAAGCGATGTTCTATGACGAAGACTACGTTACCGCGCTGGAGTACGGCCTGCCGCCGACCGCCGGTCTGGGTATCGGTATCGACCGCATGGTGATGCTGTTCACCAACAGCCACACCATCCGCGACGTTATTCTGTTCCCGGCCATGCGTCCGCAGAAGTAA
- the cadA gene encoding lysine decarboxylase CadA, whose amino-acid sequence MNVIAIMNHMGVYFKEEPIRELHRALERLDFRIVYPNDRDDLLKLIENNSRLCGVIFDWDKYNLELCEEISKMNEYMPLYAFANTYSTLDVSLNDLRMQVRFFEYALGAAEDIANKIKQNTDEYIDTILPPLTKALFKYVREGKYTFCTPGHMGGTAFQKSPVGSIFYDFFGSNTMKSDISISVSELGSLLDHSGPHKEAEEYIARVFNAERSYMVTNGTSTANKIVGMYSAPAGSTVLIDRNCHKSLTHLMMMSDITPIYFRPTRNAYGILGGIPQSEFQHATIAKRVKETPNATWPVHAVITNSTYDGLLYNTDFIKKTLDVKSIHFDSAWVPYTNFSPIYEGKCGMSGGRVEGKVIYETQSTHKLLAAFSQASMIHVKGDVNEETFNEAYMMHTTTSPHYGIVASTETAAAMMRGNAGKRLIDGSIERSIKFRKEIKRLKGESEGWFFDVWQPEHIDGAECWPLRSDSAWHGFKNIDNEHMYLDPIKVTLLTPGMKKDGTMDDFGIPASIVAKYLDEHGIVVEKTGPYNLLFLFSIGIDKTKALSLLRALTDFKRAFDLNLRVKNMLPSLYREDPEFYENMRIQDLAQNIHKLVEHHNLPDLMFRAFEVLPSMVMTPYAAFQKELHGQTEEVYLEEMVGRVNANMILPYPPGVPLVMPGEMITEESRPVLEFLQMLCEIGAHYPGFETDIHGAYRQADGRYTVKVLKEENNK is encoded by the coding sequence ATGAACGTTATTGCAATCATGAATCACATGGGTGTTTACTTCAAAGAAGAACCCATCCGTGAACTGCATCGTGCTCTCGAACGCCTGGACTTCCGTATTGTCTACCCGAACGACCGTGACGACTTATTAAAACTTATCGAAAACAACTCTCGTCTGTGCGGCGTGATCTTCGACTGGGATAAATACAATCTCGAACTGTGCGAAGAAATCAGCAAAATGAACGAGTACATGCCGCTGTACGCTTTCGCTAACACCTACTCCACCCTGGACGTTAGCCTGAACGATCTGCGCATGCAGGTTCGCTTCTTCGAATATGCGCTGGGCGCCGCTGAAGATATCGCGAACAAAATCAAACAGAACACTGATGAATACATCGACACCATTCTGCCGCCGCTGACCAAAGCGCTGTTCAAATATGTACGTGAAGGCAAATATACCTTCTGTACCCCAGGCCACATGGGCGGTACCGCGTTCCAGAAAAGCCCGGTAGGCAGCATCTTCTATGATTTCTTTGGTTCCAACACCATGAAATCCGATATCTCCATTTCGGTTTCTGAACTGGGTTCACTGCTCGACCACAGCGGCCCGCACAAAGAAGCGGAAGAGTATATCGCTCGTGTGTTTAACGCTGAACGCAGCTACATGGTGACCAACGGTACATCTACCGCTAACAAAATCGTCGGTATGTACTCCGCGCCTGCCGGCAGCACCGTGCTGATTGACCGTAACTGCCACAAATCGCTGACTCACCTGATGATGATGAGCGACATTACGCCGATCTACTTCCGTCCGACCCGTAACGCCTACGGTATCCTCGGCGGGATCCCGCAGAGCGAGTTCCAGCACGCGACTATCGCCAAGCGTGTGAAAGAGACGCCGAATGCGACCTGGCCGGTACACGCGGTTATCACCAACTCAACCTATGATGGTCTGCTGTATAACACCGACTTCATCAAGAAAACCCTGGATGTGAAATCCATCCACTTTGACTCCGCATGGGTTCCTTACACCAACTTCTCGCCGATCTATGAAGGCAAATGCGGGATGAGCGGCGGTCGCGTTGAAGGGAAAGTGATCTACGAAACCCAGTCCACGCATAAACTGCTGGCGGCATTCTCTCAGGCTTCGATGATCCACGTGAAAGGCGACGTTAACGAAGAAACCTTCAACGAAGCCTACATGATGCACACCACCACTTCTCCGCACTACGGTATCGTGGCTTCCACCGAAACCGCGGCGGCGATGATGCGCGGTAACGCCGGTAAACGCCTGATCGACGGTTCTATCGAACGTTCTATCAAGTTCCGTAAAGAGATCAAACGTCTGAAAGGCGAGTCTGAAGGCTGGTTCTTCGATGTATGGCAGCCGGAACATATCGATGGTGCTGAATGCTGGCCGCTGCGCTCCGATAGCGCATGGCACGGTTTCAAAAACATCGATAACGAGCACATGTACCTCGACCCGATCAAAGTCACGCTGCTGACTCCGGGAATGAAGAAAGACGGCACCATGGATGATTTCGGTATTCCGGCAAGCATCGTGGCGAAATATCTCGACGAACACGGCATCGTGGTTGAGAAAACCGGTCCGTACAACCTGCTGTTCCTGTTCAGCATCGGTATCGATAAGACAAAAGCGCTGAGCCTGCTGCGTGCGCTGACCGACTTCAAACGCGCGTTCGACCTGAACCTGCGGGTGAAAAACATGCTGCCGTCTCTGTACCGTGAAGATCCTGAATTCTATGAAAACATGCGTATTCAGGACCTGGCGCAGAACATCCATAAACTGGTTGAGCATCACAACCTGCCGGACCTGATGTTCCGCGCATTCGAAGTGCTGCCATCCATGGTGATGACCCCGTATGCCGCGTTCCAGAAAGAGCTGCACGGTCAGACTGAAGAAGTGTACCTCGAAGAGATGGTAGGCCGCGTCAACGCCAACATGATCCTGCCGTATCCTCCGGGAGTACCGCTGGTCATGCCTGGTGAGATGATCACCGAAGAAAGCCGCCCGGTGCTGGAGTTCCTGCAGATGCTGTGCGAAATCGGCGCTCACTACCCGGGCTTCGAAACCGATATCCACGGCGCATATCGTCAGGCGGATGGTCGTTACACCGTTAAAGTGCTGAAAGAAGAAAACAACAAGTAA
- a CDS encoding amidohydrolase family protein: MNKDNSRREFLTQSGKMVTAAALLAAGAPAAYAASNPPSAATCDNKGAVNVADKHYYLDNVLLESGFEYENGVVVHTRTERQTLEIKDGKIVALRSNLSHPDATLPRYDAGGKLMLPAMRDMHIHLDKTFYGGPWRSLNRPAGTTIQDMIKLEQKLLPELQPYTQAHAEKLIDLIQSKGSTIARSHCNIEPVSGLKNLENLQEVLARRKPGFDCEIVAFPQHGLLLSKSESLVREAMQAGAHYVGGLDPTNVDGAMEKSLDTMFQIALDYDKGVDIHLHETSPAGVAAVNYMVETVEKTPALKGKLTISHAFALATLNEQQVDAIATRMAAQQITIASTVPIGTLHMPLKQLREKGVFVMTGTDSVIDHWSPYGLGDMLEKANLYAQLYIRPNEQTLSRALAIATGEVLPLNDKGERVWPKAQDDASFVLVDASCSAEAVARISPRTATFHNGKMVWGSVGA, from the coding sequence ATGAATAAAGACAACAGCCGTCGCGAATTTCTTACCCAAAGCGGAAAAATGGTCACCGCCGCCGCCCTGCTGGCGGCAGGCGCGCCGGCGGCGTATGCCGCAAGCAACCCGCCATCCGCGGCCACCTGCGATAATAAAGGCGCGGTCAACGTCGCCGATAAACATTACTACCTTGATAACGTGCTGCTGGAAAGCGGCTTCGAATATGAAAACGGCGTGGTGGTTCACACCCGGACCGAGCGGCAAACGCTGGAAATAAAAGACGGCAAAATCGTCGCCCTGCGCAGCAATCTGAGCCACCCGGACGCTACGCTGCCGCGCTATGACGCGGGCGGTAAACTGATGCTGCCTGCCATGCGCGACATGCATATCCATCTGGACAAAACGTTTTACGGCGGCCCGTGGCGCTCGCTGAACCGCCCGGCGGGCACCACCATTCAGGATATGATCAAGCTTGAGCAGAAACTGCTGCCGGAACTCCAGCCTTATACGCAGGCGCACGCCGAGAAGCTTATCGACCTGATTCAATCCAAAGGCTCGACCATCGCCCGCAGCCACTGCAATATTGAGCCGGTGTCCGGGCTGAAGAACCTTGAGAATCTGCAGGAAGTACTGGCGCGGCGTAAGCCAGGCTTTGACTGCGAAATCGTCGCTTTTCCGCAGCACGGGCTGCTGCTGTCGAAATCGGAATCACTGGTTCGCGAAGCGATGCAGGCCGGCGCCCATTATGTCGGCGGCCTCGACCCGACTAACGTCGATGGCGCGATGGAGAAATCGCTCGATACCATGTTCCAGATTGCGCTCGATTACGACAAAGGGGTGGATATTCACCTGCATGAAACCAGCCCGGCGGGCGTGGCGGCGGTGAACTATATGGTGGAAACCGTGGAGAAGACCCCGGCGCTGAAAGGCAAGCTGACCATCAGCCACGCTTTTGCGCTGGCGACGCTCAACGAGCAGCAGGTCGATGCCATCGCGACCCGCATGGCGGCGCAGCAGATCACCATCGCCTCCACCGTGCCGATCGGCACTCTGCACATGCCGCTCAAACAACTGCGCGAAAAAGGCGTCTTCGTGATGACCGGTACCGATAGCGTGATTGACCACTGGTCGCCGTATGGACTGGGCGACATGCTGGAGAAAGCTAATCTCTACGCCCAGCTGTATATCCGCCCCAATGAGCAGACTCTGTCGCGCGCGCTGGCGATCGCCACCGGCGAGGTGCTGCCGCTGAATGACAAGGGCGAGCGCGTATGGCCAAAAGCGCAGGACGACGCCAGCTTTGTGCTGGTCGATGCCTCCTGCTCCGCCGAAGCCGTGGCGCGAATTTCGCCGCGCACCGCCACCTTCCATAACGGTAAGATGGTCTGGGGCAGCGTCGGCGCCTGA